DNA sequence from the Vibrio pelagius genome:
ACAACTCGATGACTGTCGGAATAACGAACGTAGCGTTAAAGATCATACCAAAGCTGTTTGCTTCATGTGCATTTCCACCAAGCACTGTTGGTACAGAGAAGCCTGTTTGAATGGGTGATTCTGCCGATTCGCTACAGCTACCAAGAAACGTTTTTTCACATAATATATATGGAGCAAAAGGCATCAGGTTTGACATTGGAGTCTCATCTGCTGTTGGGCTTAGAACAGGGATTTGCAAAGAGCCTAACAACCAATTTTTTAGCTGTTCAATACCATTCAAAGTAGTTTTTTGTGATGCCATAATTTCGTCGATCGAGGTGTCTGCTGTAAACTCTTTACTGCGATCTTTTGCAACTTTATAACTAGGATATTCAAAGCCATATGGATTACTTTGCATGATGGCTCGTTGGAAATATTGACCTGCAATATCGTCATCTTGCTGCAAGAAACCAATAGACATAGCACCTGAGCCTTGACCCATGACGGTTACGTTTTGAGCATCGCCACCGAAGTCGGCAATGTTATTGTGTATCCATGCCAAGGCACGCTTTTGGTCGCCTAGACCATAGTTACCATCTTCATTTGCACCTTCTATCCATTGAGTCCCTAGCTGACCAAGACGGTAGTTAAAACTCACATAGATGAAAGGCTTACCGTCGTCGCTTTCTTGTGCAACTACGGTATCGCCGTGCACAAGTGCTTCAGAACCTGAACCGTATTCAAAGTCGCCACCGTGGATAAACACATAGACAGGAAGCGCAGCATCACTATCTGTATTTGCAGGGCGCCAAATATTCAGATTTAAACAGTCTTCAGACTGCTCTTGCGCAGTGGCTTTTAGTTGCGGACATGCATACCCAAACTGAGTGGCATCCAATTCATCTCCGACAAGGTTTACCACTTCACTGTGCTTAAAGCGCTCAGCTTCGGCATATTGAATCCCTTTGAAAGATTCAACAGTTGCAAGCTTGTCAGCCGCTTCATTTGAAGTCACAACCAATTCTTCTTTGGTCGCTTTAGCCGTAACCTCACCGATTTGAGTTACAAAAGGTACAGCAGGGGCTGGCACTAATGGCTCTGGTTTGTCTGGCATAGGAATGCTAGGCTCAGTATCACTGCCACAAGCCGCCAGTAGCATTGAGACCGTTACGGATAAAATTGATCGTTTGTTGAGTTTCATTGTCATGTCCACAGTTCTTGTTGTTACCAAACCAGCAATTCCGTGCGCTATAATTGACCGTTGTCGAGCTTGGAGATATGTAATTTTGTGATGGGATTTATATTAAAGACATTATTGTAATGAATGGAATCCTATAAGTAGGACCCCATCCTACAAGAGCAGCCGAGACCACTCTAATCCTTGTTCGGCATTAGAAGCGATAGCCGAGGTTTAACGTCAGCGCGTCACGGGTTTCACCTTTGTTATACAGTACGCTTAAGTTATAGTTTTTGCCGATTTGCTTGTTGAAGCCAACTAGGTAAGCCCATTGATTGAGAGCGACACCGACGTCATAGTCAAACTCAATATCGCCAGTTTTTACGGTGCCCTGCATACGTGAATCTAAGCCTTGATACTCCGCCCCGACGAAAAACTGAGCTCGATAATCAACCAATTGGTAACCTAACATCGGTTGCACTGTCACAATGCCATCTCCCCACTCAGTCAACCCTTTTAGGCGTGTTTGTGAGTAAGTGCCGGTAACTGAAGCAAAAAACTCTTTGTAACCTACAGATAGTGTTGTACCTACTCCACGCAAGTCATATTCAAGGTGCAATGGAACATTTAAACGACCACGTTCACACAATGCAGATACACCTTCACATAGTTTGTCGCCTAGCCCTGGTAGCTTGTCGTTAAGTTTATCCTTGAGGTATTCGCCTGCAGCGCCGGTATAACCAGCATCAATATTGGCATCAACGTTTACCTTTCCTACGTATCCGAACACATTCCAAAATGGCAAAATATTGACATCACCACGTATCGAAAGGCTTTCTGCATTGACCGTTGCAACGCTGTCTTCAGGGTCAAATAGGTCATTTAATCGAACACCACCAATTACGTAATCTGTCATCGGTATATCCATATTTTGGTCTCGATAAGCAACAGAGATACCAAAAGGAAGTGGTAAATCGATGCCTTGGCGTCGTACCATGTCACCCATTAACGGAAAGATTCGATCGAGTTTTACGCTCTCCTCTTGCATTCTTGGGTCAGATACTTCCTGTAATCTTTCTTCATCAAGAATTTGTACACCGTTGTTATCTTCGTATAGTGCAACAGGTTCAACTAAGCTGGTCATTTTCATTGGCTTGTTCTTGGTTTGACCAACCACTTCAGTTGTTTTGCTTGCGATAACTAACTTGCCATAGGGTAAAGTTTGAAATTTAATCTCTTGCTTATAGCTATCTACATTGTATGTATGGTGTTTAAACGGCTTTTTGTTGCGAATTAGCATCTGTTTTGGCTCACCATCAACTACCGTAATTTCGACATGCAAAAAACGGAAATAGGCGATGTCTTGAGGCAGTCCATACTTTGAATAATCGAAGCTGATAATAACTGTATGATCACCGATTTCTTTCGCACGAACTGAAGACGAGTCAAAGCTTTCAGCATAGTCACGTAAGCGATACTCGGTACGTGTGAACGTTTCTATTTCGTCGATCAACTTTTCGTTAGCGTCTAGCTCTTCTGGGTTGTATTTAATACGCAGATCAATGTTGCCTTTGTTGTCGGTGTTCTTAACGAGGTAGACGCTTGAGTCACGAATTTCGTCACCGACTTGATAAGTACGGTGTGCGTGTTCAACGAGATGTTCGCCCTGTACCAATGAGCTAATGGCTAGTTTTGGTAAATCATGACTGATGCCATATTTGTCAAACACTGCTCGACCTTTTTCCACGACTTCACTGTAAGTCTGTGTTGCTTCTGCAGAGACAAAAGTTGGAGTGGTTAGTAGTAGGGCGCTCGCTAACACAGAAAGAGTATGGGTCTTACAGTTGGTGTGTATTTTAAAAAAACTCATGACGGTTTCCACGCTGAGTAGCCTCAAACCTTCGAGACTCAAACAGTTAAAGTAATACTGAACATCTTGTTCAGTTGTTATGTATTTATCCGTTGGGATTGCTTGTGTGAATGCCACAAATAAGAATGCATTGCGTCAATCAATGAGAGGATTTTAAGAGGAGGTGAGGGATAGCGTTAATCGCATTTGATGGACGCTATCCTCACTTGGTGAATAGTAATATTAAATATCTGATTTATAATAATTTTTAATCAGATGTAAAAATGGCCTGCAAAGTTAAAATACTTGGCAGGCCGATTGGTTGTGACTGATTTGGTCGATTTAGTACTAAGCGGTCACCTTGACTCGGAATAGATCAGTAAACAGTTTCGCTATCATTAAAATGAGCATAATATTTACCAGCATTAACAGTGGTGTTTCTATTCTGTATACCGGAGTAAGATTGAGTGCTCCAGATGTAAGAACAACCAACAAGTTGATGCCCAAAATTCGATGTATCATGAGCTTAGGTGAAGCGAATACTTGCCATATCACAACAATGTTAATGAAGTAGAATAGACCAAGCTCCCATAGCTCTGTTAACAGTGGCATCACGAAAATGTACTGCAACAGGATCACCGTTCCCGTGCCCAACACGCCATAAAAGGCATCCTTAATAACAGTTGGTGGCATGGTAGGGAGCATGGCAGAGAATACACCAGCTATCATTGGGAATATGAATCCTCCCGGCATAGGAAGATAAATCCAAATTAATAGCGACGTAATAAACATTGATATACCTTGAAGTACTTTGCGCCCATCTTCATTCAAATGTTCAACAAATGTGCGGTGAGCGTGATGCCACGACACGTCTCTATTATCGCCCATAACAGCGAGTTCTCCATCAACAAGGGATTGACCAGGTGTCAATACATCGAACGTCTTCAAGTTATGAGCAATAACCTCCCATTGAATATCTAAAGTAGATTCACTGTGACTTTTTTTGAGTAGTGCATCCTGGATGTGTGCCATTTCACTGACACGCAAACGCCATGTTTGGATGTTCTCTTTGAGGTGGTAACTTCCTGTCAGCGGCAGATCCAGAAGTTGATACAGTTTATCAATATTGGTGGTGTTACTTTCAAGAGAAGCAATGTCTATTTCATCGGTTTGATCCATCGCGTCTAACAAAGTTTGTCTGCTAGTTTCAAAGCGTTGGACAAAGTTGAGCTCCGTATTTACGGGCCACACGATGCGAAACACAACAGAAAATACTATAACGCCCAGTAGTGTTTCTTGAAGCCGAAGTACAGCGAAGTGAAAGGTGGCTTGGCTATCAAATCCGCCCATGCAAGCGACAATGGAACAGACAGCAAAACCAATTGAAAAGACATAGCCGTACTTATCATCGCTCGACATAAAGATGCACACCCCAAGAAATAGAGTGAAGAATGTCAAAAACAAGAAACGGTCTTGAGAAAACATAGCGATAAGGAAAAAGGCATAACCTGTTCCTAACAGGGTTCCCATCAACCGGTTATGACCTTTGTTTATTGAATGAGCGAAACTCTCGTTCAACGCCATCACTGCCACCGCTATCGCTGCCCAATATGGTTTTTCCCATCCAAACCACAACGCTAAGCAAATCGCGATAACGATAGAGAGTGCGACTTTAATCGCTTCTTTAGTCGATGCAGTAAGCATAAAAGTTACCTAACTATTTTTGATGATTTTAATCGATGCAGTCATACCAACACGAAGCTGTACGCCGTCAGGTATATTGTCTAATTTGACTTTGATAGGGATACGTTGAGCTAGACGTATCCATTGAAAGTTTGGATTAACGTTTGGCAATAGATCATTGCCTGTGCTGCCGTCTTGTTTCGCGATACCAAAGCCAACACTCTTAATGTGACCCTCTAGTTCAACGTTGTTATGCATCATGAGGGTTACGTAGGCTTTGTCTTGAGGATCTACACCAACAAGGTCAGTCTCCTTGAAATAACCTTCAATCCAAAAGCTATCTTCATCAATCAATGCAACGACTGGAGAGTTTGCGACGACTTGAGAACCCACGCGTAGGTTTAGGTTGGTAATATAACCATTGGTAGGTGCATATACTTTGGTGTACTCAAGATTCAGATGCGCTTCTTCGACGTTCGCTTTTGCCAGCTCAACATTTGCAGCGCTAGTCTCTACCGCATTACTTAAGTTATTTAAAGTAAGAACGGGTACCGCACCCGGAGTTCGTTTCTCTAAGTTCAATGCACGCTGTTCTTCGTTCTTTGCTTTAGCAAGTAGGGCAAGTGCTTGCTTTTCAGTTGCAAGAGCCTTTCTGTAGGTTGCCTTGTAAATACTTGGGTCTATTTCAAAAAGAAGGTCGCCCTTTTTCACTTTCGAATTGTCTTCGACATGCATTTCTATGACTTGACCTGTTACGCGAGGCGTTATCGAAACGATATAAGCGCTAACTTGCCCGTCTCTGGTCCACGGGTTACTGGAGTATGACTGGTAGTAGCTAAAGATCACGGTTCCGGCTGCGGATAACAATAAAAGGGTAATGAGATAACGTTTGATCACGGTAAATGCCTCAAAAAATGGTAATAAATTGGCCAATAATGCCAGTAAAGATCACGATCAAGCTAAGTTCGGCTATTGCAGGAAAGGCGACGTACTTATGAAGCCCAAACCTGGTTGCGATTGACCCTGTTAAGATTGTCAATATATAAGCCAGTGCGATAACTAATAACAGTGGCGGGAAGTAGACTTCGCCCCACACAAGTTCATGTGGCATTGTGCTCATGGTTCTTTTTCTCTATCTGTTTGATGAATGCAACAATAATCGAGTTACGTTTATTGTGATAATCGCGTATAGAGGACGAGACCCATCAAAAAGCTTGCTTTGCTCGGTGACTGTAGCGCGACTTCTATGTGAGCAGTTGGCCGCTCTATGGGTGAAAGGTCGATTAAAGACCCGGAGATACACTCTTATTTTAAATTTATTTCGAAATAACGAATTTTTTTGTTTTAAATAAAATTCCATGAAAACAATGACTTTGAGTATGAGCATCGCTCTAAACCTTATCCAAACAGTCAAAGTGATGATTTGATCCATCAAATGAGATTACATAATAAAACGTTTTGTTCTTAATATTCGATTCGAAGCAAAGAGATGCTTTATTTATTTTGAATAATTCAGTAGATATTATTATTTAGTCATCATTGGGTTATTTTATTTTTATATTTGTTAGTAAGAGTAAAATTGTCATGGAAATTATTTCTAAACTTTTTGACATGGCACCATTTGTTGCTCTCTTTATTACGCTCTCTCTCGGTTATATGGTAGGTAAAATTACCATTGGTCGATTTGTTCTTGGCGGTGTTGCCGGAACATTATTAATGGGTGTAATTATTGGGCAATTTGGTGTTCATATTGATCCCGGCGTAAAAAGCATTTTCTTTGCGCTCTTTATTTACGCAGTAGGCTATCAAGGTGGTGCGCAGTTCTTCAAAGCATTGAACTTTAGAACCATCAACATTCTACTTTCTGCCGTGGTTATGACGGTTTCAGGTCTGCTTTGTGTGTTAGCAGCAGCTTGGATGTTTGATCTAGACAGAGGTACGGCCGCAGGTCTTGCAGCTGGTGGTTTGACTCAATCGGCAATCATCGGTACAGCGGGTGATGCGATCGCACGTCTTGGTGGCGTGACGGAAGAAGCCAAGCACCTAATGCAGACCAACGTCGCAGTAGGCTACGCAGTTACGTACATCTTTGGTTCGCTTGGTCCAATTCTGATGGTGACCTGGGTATTCCCAACACTGATGAAGTGGGATATCCGAGCAGAAGCGATTGCTCTAGAAGAGAAAAACTCAAACGGTAAGCGCGATCTTGCGCCGGGTGAATTCAACGCAGTAACCGCGCTGGTTACACGAGCATTTAAAGTGAGTAAAGATGGTGGGTTAGCAGGCAAAACCTTAGCTCAGTTAAACCAACACGCTCTAGCTGCTTGTATTGAATTGATTCAACGTGATGGCAAAGTGCTAGAAGTGGACAAATTCACAGCACTGAAAGAAGGGGATGTCATTGTTGTAACAGGTCGTCGTAATGCGGTACATCAGCTGCAAGATGGTTTGGCTGACAACGAGGTTGCACTTCCAGAAGACTATGAAGTTATTGAAGAAAATCGCCAACTGATCGCTGATAATCACATACTGATTGGTAAGTCACTGCAAGAGATCAAAGAGGCTTCGAACCAAGGTTCCATGCGCGGCGTTTATGTGACGGATTACATTCGTGAAGGCAGCTCTATCGAAATGACGCCGGATCTTGTGGTGAAGAAAAACGACGTCATCCAGCTTACCGGTACAGCAAAAGACATCAATCGCGTTGAGAAAAACATCGGTCAACGCATGGGCTCTGCAACCATGACGGATTTCATTGTGCTTGGTATGGGCATGGTGCTTGGTCTATTGATTGGTCTTATCAGCTTTAAGATTGCTGGTATTCCCGTCACCATCGGTTCTGGTGCAGGTTGTTTGATCTCAGGCTTGATTGTGGGTTGGTTACGTAGCCGCAATCCGCACGTTGCTCAGTTTCCTGTGGGTGCTGCGAACTTTATTCGAGATTTCGGTTTGGCAGCATTTGTGGGCATTGTTGGCCTTGAAGCTGGGCCTCAAGCGGTCGACACCATCAAAGAACACGGTATGTCTCTGTTGTTCCTTGGTATGGCTGTGACCATTATTCCTCAGTTTATTTCGTTCTTCTTCTCATATTTTGTATTGAAGATTAAGAACCCAGTTGAAGCACTAGGCTGTGTGACAGGTGGACGAAGTGCAAACCCAGCATTTGCGGCTTTAATGGAAAAAACAGGTAATGCAACACC
Encoded proteins:
- a CDS encoding HlyD family secretion protein, whose protein sequence is MIKRYLITLLLLSAAGTVIFSYYQSYSSNPWTRDGQVSAYIVSITPRVTGQVIEMHVEDNSKVKKGDLLFEIDPSIYKATYRKALATEKQALALLAKAKNEEQRALNLEKRTPGAVPVLTLNNLSNAVETSAANVELAKANVEEAHLNLEYTKVYAPTNGYITNLNLRVGSQVVANSPVVALIDEDSFWIEGYFKETDLVGVDPQDKAYVTLMMHNNVELEGHIKSVGFGIAKQDGSTGNDLLPNVNPNFQWIRLAQRIPIKVKLDNIPDGVQLRVGMTASIKIIKNS
- a CDS encoding DUF1656 domain-containing protein, with amino-acid sequence MSTMPHELVWGEVYFPPLLLVIALAYILTILTGSIATRFGLHKYVAFPAIAELSLIVIFTGIIGQFITIF
- a CDS encoding carboxylesterase family protein, whose product is MKLNKRSILSVTVSMLLAACGSDTEPSIPMPDKPEPLVPAPAVPFVTQIGEVTAKATKEELVVTSNEAADKLATVESFKGIQYAEAERFKHSEVVNLVGDELDATQFGYACPQLKATAQEQSEDCLNLNIWRPANTDSDAALPVYVFIHGGDFEYGSGSEALVHGDTVVAQESDDGKPFIYVSFNYRLGQLGTQWIEGANEDGNYGLGDQKRALAWIHNNIADFGGDAQNVTVMGQGSGAMSIGFLQQDDDIAGQYFQRAIMQSNPYGFEYPSYKVAKDRSKEFTADTSIDEIMASQKTTLNGIEQLKNWLLGSLQIPVLSPTADETPMSNLMPFAPYILCEKTFLGSCSESAESPIQTGFSVPTVLGGNAHEANSFGMIFNATFVIPTVIELLTNDEPELLTNEDPAKLALAMINWLEDENNISLLQQKLSERASDEVSAEITLPTSAYSAVTGLFYGAKIEGDLGEMTKCIDLSDIAGTVGCLVDIVDVTSHQQTQDILALTDFYPNSESSLGGALDNMKQFKTLLNDTLFHGPARYLAANSEVEATLYHFEHKPSFNMWNYKTALNEETGEYDQLSIIDLFKTIGCISGACNGSELPFMFNKAVRFDGSEVRPSSKEKALMNEMSRLWFSDELFQNYQYNDTDNVLAIDGAGFSENSTTFDWDYVTNPGVDPKLRNGRLTGLTEQGLMPWNWYLN
- the aspT gene encoding aspartate-alanine antiporter; its protein translation is MEIISKLFDMAPFVALFITLSLGYMVGKITIGRFVLGGVAGTLLMGVIIGQFGVHIDPGVKSIFFALFIYAVGYQGGAQFFKALNFRTINILLSAVVMTVSGLLCVLAAAWMFDLDRGTAAGLAAGGLTQSAIIGTAGDAIARLGGVTEEAKHLMQTNVAVGYAVTYIFGSLGPILMVTWVFPTLMKWDIRAEAIALEEKNSNGKRDLAPGEFNAVTALVTRAFKVSKDGGLAGKTLAQLNQHALAACIELIQRDGKVLEVDKFTALKEGDVIVVTGRRNAVHQLQDGLADNEVALPEDYEVIEENRQLIADNHILIGKSLQEIKEASNQGSMRGVYVTDYIREGSSIEMTPDLVVKKNDVIQLTGTAKDINRVEKNIGQRMGSATMTDFIVLGMGMVLGLLIGLISFKIAGIPVTIGSGAGCLISGLIVGWLRSRNPHVAQFPVGAANFIRDFGLAAFVGIVGLEAGPQAVDTIKEHGMSLLFLGMAVTIIPQFISFFFSYFVLKIKNPVEALGCVTGGRSANPAFAALMEKTGNATPVFSFTVTYAVANVLLTLWGPIIVGIITLNAGM
- a CDS encoding FUSC family protein, with protein sequence MLTASTKEAIKVALSIVIAICLALWFGWEKPYWAAIAVAVMALNESFAHSINKGHNRLMGTLLGTGYAFFLIAMFSQDRFLFLTFFTLFLGVCIFMSSDDKYGYVFSIGFAVCSIVACMGGFDSQATFHFAVLRLQETLLGVIVFSVVFRIVWPVNTELNFVQRFETSRQTLLDAMDQTDEIDIASLESNTTNIDKLYQLLDLPLTGSYHLKENIQTWRLRVSEMAHIQDALLKKSHSESTLDIQWEVIAHNLKTFDVLTPGQSLVDGELAVMGDNRDVSWHHAHRTFVEHLNEDGRKVLQGISMFITSLLIWIYLPMPGGFIFPMIAGVFSAMLPTMPPTVIKDAFYGVLGTGTVILLQYIFVMPLLTELWELGLFYFINIVVIWQVFASPKLMIHRILGINLLVVLTSGALNLTPVYRIETPLLMLVNIMLILMIAKLFTDLFRVKVTA